In the genome of Mixta calida, the window ATTTTCCACACCCTGCGTGGCCTGAAGAAATCCGCTCAGGCTGTCGTAACTGCCGGCGCTGTCTTTGATGCCGATGATGTTCGGATGCGCCGCCAGCGCGCGCACCGTCTCCGGTTGCAACGTATTGCCGGTGCGCGCCGGAATGTTATAGAGAAACAGCGGCGTCTCCAGCGCGTCCGCTACCTGACGATAATGGGTGATCAGCTCTTCCTGCTTCAGCGGCACAAACCAGGGCGTAATCGCCGAGACCGCATCCACACCGAGCCGCGCCACCTGTCTGCCGAGGCGAATAGTCTCACGCGTCGAGATTTCGCCAATGTGCGCCACCACCGGCGCACGGCCGGCCACCTCATCAACGCAGGTTTCCGTTACCGCCAGCTTCTCCCGCTCGTTCAGCACGAAAAATTCGCCGTTGGTGCCGCCGCAAAAAATGCCGTTGCCCGCCGACAGCTGACGGCGCACCTGCTGACGCTGGGCGGCAGGGTGAAACGCGCCCTGCGCGTCAAAAGTGGTGACGACGGCGGTCAGGACGCCCGTA includes:
- a CDS encoding dihydrodipicolinate synthase family protein, producing MKQNITGVLTAVVTTFDAQGAFHPAAQRQQVRRQLSAGNGIFCGGTNGEFFVLNEREKLAVTETCVDEVAGRAPVVAHIGEISTRETIRLGRQVARLGVDAVSAITPWFVPLKQEELITHYRQVADALETPLFLYNIPARTGNTLQPETVRALAAHPNIIGIKDSAGSYDSLSGFLQATQGVENFNVLNGPDSLIHQGFVDGCSACISGLANVAPQAINDIWRHFQAGDLETSRQAQENVTGLRTDLYNVAFSPAAVKKALALMGQDVGESRYAVRFSADEEQRIRQIVNQYLQ